A region from the Pseudomonas sp. Teo4 genome encodes:
- a CDS encoding PepSY-associated TM helix domain-containing protein, with product MKEGFRQAMAWLHTWTGLIFGWLLFAIFLTGTLSYFKEEISHWTRPEVRSHALDPVASLGLAQRYLEANAGNAGNWMIRLPNEREAGLSVGWRDPNAGRRGFASKTLDAQTGQPVEARDSRGGDFFYRFHFQLQMPHPWGRWLATFCAFIMLLGLVTGIITHKKIFKEFFTFRPGKGQRSWLDGHNAIGVLVLPFHLMISYSSLVIFMYMVMPASILASYGGNTNGYFNDLFGRDDVPVLANAAAPLVPLESLYAKVQEQVPGARMGYIQVQNPGDRNARVTFAQASADSVAYKRSANWTFDGATGELLTQGEPETTAMMTSFSFVGLHMGNFAGPWLRWLYFVFGVAGTAVIGTGLVMWLGKRQLKHAKSVRMPGELRLVEVLNIASMSGLLLGVAGFFWANRLVPAGLEGRAEWEVNAFFLTWALSLAHATLRPGRRAWGEQLALGALAFAALPLLNGLTTGQGLNHSLLAGDWAMAGFDLTALATGLFLAWTANKMLRMPKPAIKRVPRAAKATVEAAEVNQC from the coding sequence ATGAAAGAAGGCTTCCGCCAGGCCATGGCCTGGTTGCACACCTGGACAGGCCTGATCTTTGGCTGGCTGCTGTTCGCGATTTTCCTCACCGGTACACTCTCGTACTTCAAGGAAGAGATCTCGCACTGGACTCGACCGGAAGTGCGTAGCCATGCGCTCGACCCCGTGGCCAGCCTGGGCCTGGCCCAGCGCTATCTGGAGGCCAACGCGGGCAATGCCGGCAACTGGATGATTCGCCTGCCCAACGAGCGCGAGGCAGGGCTGAGTGTGGGCTGGCGTGACCCCAATGCCGGTCGCCGTGGTTTCGCCAGCAAGACCCTCGATGCCCAGACCGGCCAGCCGGTCGAGGCCCGTGACAGCCGTGGCGGCGACTTCTTCTACCGCTTCCACTTCCAGCTGCAGATGCCTCATCCCTGGGGCCGCTGGCTGGCGACCTTCTGCGCCTTCATCATGCTGCTGGGCCTGGTCACCGGGATCATCACCCACAAGAAGATCTTCAAGGAGTTCTTCACCTTCCGCCCAGGCAAAGGCCAGCGTTCCTGGCTGGACGGGCACAATGCGATCGGCGTGCTGGTGCTGCCGTTCCACCTGATGATCAGCTACAGCAGCCTGGTGATCTTCATGTACATGGTGATGCCGGCCAGCATCCTGGCCAGCTATGGTGGCAACACCAACGGCTATTTCAATGACCTGTTCGGCCGTGACGATGTACCTGTCCTGGCCAATGCCGCTGCGCCTCTGGTGCCGTTGGAGAGCCTGTACGCCAAGGTCCAGGAGCAGGTGCCGGGCGCACGCATGGGCTACATCCAGGTACAGAACCCGGGTGACCGCAATGCCCGCGTCACCTTTGCCCAGGCTTCGGCCGACAGCGTGGCGTACAAGCGCAGCGCCAACTGGACGTTCGACGGCGCCACCGGCGAACTGCTGACCCAGGGCGAGCCGGAAACCACGGCGATGATGACCTCGTTCAGCTTCGTCGGCTTGCACATGGGCAATTTTGCGGGCCCGTGGTTGCGCTGGCTGTACTTCGTCTTCGGCGTGGCGGGCACGGCGGTGATCGGCACCGGCCTGGTGATGTGGCTGGGCAAGCGCCAGCTCAAACATGCCAAGAGCGTGCGCATGCCGGGCGAACTGCGCTTGGTCGAGGTGCTCAACATTGCCAGCATGAGCGGGTTGTTGCTGGGCGTGGCCGGGTTCTTCTGGGCCAACCGCCTGGTGCCAGCGGGCTTGGAGGGTCGGGCCGAATGGGAGGTCAACGCCTTCTTCCTGACCTGGGCGTTGTCGCTGGCGCATGCGACGCTGCGGCCTGGTCGTCGGGCCTGGGGTGAACAATTGGCGCTGGGCGCATTGGCCTTTGCCGCACTGCCGTTGCTCAACGGCCTGACCACCGGCCAGGGCTTGAACCATTCGCTGTTGGCGGGTGATTGGGCCATGGCTGGTTTCGACCTCACGGCGCTGGCGACCGGGCTGTTCCTCGCCTGGACGGCAAACAAGATGCTGCGCATGCCCAAACCGGCCATCAAGCGTGTGCCCCGTGCAGCGAAGGCGACCGTTGAAGCAGCCGAGGTGAATCAATGCTGA